The following proteins are encoded in a genomic region of Rhizobium sp. ZPR4:
- a CDS encoding glyoxalase/bleomycin resistance/extradiol dioxygenase family protein, which translates to MTDTADQTQSQPPRVPVRGGVVAYLTVDGAVKAAEFYKRAFGAEQAFMYPVDEKGRTMHIHLYINGSSVMLGDAFPEYGHALEKPQSFTMQLVVDDLDFWWKRAVDAGAEVVVEPQVMFWGDRWGQLRDPFGVAWAMNAPVNG; encoded by the coding sequence ATGACCGATACAGCAGATCAGACGCAGTCCCAGCCGCCGCGCGTGCCGGTTCGTGGTGGTGTCGTCGCCTATTTGACGGTAGACGGCGCGGTCAAGGCGGCCGAATTCTACAAGCGCGCCTTCGGTGCCGAACAGGCCTTCATGTATCCGGTCGATGAAAAAGGCCGGACCATGCACATCCATCTCTACATCAACGGCAGCTCGGTCATGCTCGGCGATGCTTTTCCGGAATATGGCCATGCGCTGGAAAAGCCGCAGTCCTTCACCATGCAGCTCGTTGTCGATGATCTTGATTTCTGGTGGAAGCGGGCTGTCGATGCCGGAGCCGAAGTCGTTGTCGAGCCACAGGTGATGTTCTGGGGCGATCGCTGGGGCCAGCTGCGCGATCCCTTCGGCGTTGCCTGGGCGATGAATGCGCCGGTCAACGGCTGA
- a CDS encoding alpha/beta hydrolase, with protein sequence MSYFKVTDWEAVYTNGAYIVDGDQWPAAWVEPAKSFRDRLTAAGRAKLDLVYGPAARNRFDLFLPESQPKGLVVFVHGGYWLQLDKSYWSHLAAGSIAAGYAVAIPSYTLCPDNRIGGIGKEIAAAITAAADLVEGPIILTGHSAGGQLVARMMTTTSPLGEAIRERIRHVLAISGVHDLRPIMKRKMNKELRIDDAEAGAESPALLEPVDSIRLTCWVGGAERAEFIRQNALLANIWTGLGAATAVVVEPDKHHYSVLDGLTDAEHPLTRTLLSD encoded by the coding sequence ATGAGCTATTTCAAGGTCACCGATTGGGAGGCCGTCTACACCAACGGCGCCTATATCGTCGACGGCGATCAATGGCCTGCAGCCTGGGTCGAGCCGGCAAAATCCTTCCGCGACCGGTTGACGGCGGCAGGACGCGCAAAGCTCGATCTCGTCTATGGTCCGGCCGCGCGCAATCGCTTCGATCTCTTCCTGCCCGAAAGCCAGCCGAAGGGATTGGTTGTTTTTGTCCATGGCGGCTACTGGCTGCAATTGGACAAGAGTTACTGGTCGCATCTGGCGGCCGGCTCGATTGCGGCCGGCTATGCCGTGGCGATCCCGTCCTACACGCTCTGCCCAGATAATCGCATCGGCGGAATTGGCAAGGAAATCGCAGCGGCGATTACGGCAGCGGCCGATTTGGTCGAAGGTCCGATTATATTGACTGGCCATTCGGCCGGCGGTCAACTTGTTGCCCGGATGATGACAACGACCTCGCCGCTTGGCGAGGCGATCCGCGAGCGCATCCGTCACGTGCTTGCGATTTCCGGCGTGCACGATCTGCGTCCGATCATGAAGCGCAAGATGAACAAGGAGCTTCGCATCGATGATGCCGAGGCGGGAGCCGAAAGTCCCGCACTTCTCGAGCCGGTCGACAGCATTCGCCTCACCTGCTGGGTCGGCGGTGCCGAGCGCGCCGAATTCATCCGCCAAAATGCACTGCTGGCCAATATCTGGACCGGGCTCGGCGCGGCAACTGCGGTAGTCGTCGAGCCGGACAAACATCACTATTCGGTTCTGGACGGGCTTACGGATGCCGAGCATCCTCTCACGCGGACCCTGCTTTCCGATTAG
- the kynU gene encoding kynureninase, with amino-acid sequence MDSLPDLAAVEAMDEADPLRVFRSRFALPAGIIYLDGNSLGAASHEVFAEVRQAAMEEWGNGLIRSWNSAGWFHLPLELGDRIGRLIGAAEGQTVVTDSTSINIYKTLHAALAMRPDRNVIVAEGDSFPTDLYMAEGVVSTRPGVTLRLEGRDADTIEELIDENVAVVLINHVNYKSGELRDMAALTKRIQAAGALVIWDLCHSAGALPVDLDGAGADFAVGCTYKYLNGGPGAPAFIYAAKRHHASIVQPLSGWWSHARPFAFEQSFDGDAGIKRFLCGTQPILSLRALKGALSIWDEVDMEALRRKSIALTDLFIRLVEAKCGQYGVELETTRDSEKRGSQVSFIHSNAYEVMQALIERGVIGDFRAPSTLRFGFTPLYVGYRDVWRAVTVLEDILSSGSWKEARFTVRAAVT; translated from the coding sequence ATGGATAGCCTTCCCGATCTCGCGGCCGTCGAGGCCATGGACGAGGCCGACCCACTGCGCGTTTTTCGCAGCCGCTTTGCCCTGCCCGCCGGCATCATCTATCTCGACGGCAATTCACTTGGCGCGGCCTCGCACGAGGTCTTTGCCGAAGTCCGTCAGGCCGCCATGGAGGAATGGGGCAACGGCCTGATCCGCAGCTGGAACAGCGCCGGATGGTTTCACCTGCCGCTTGAGCTCGGCGATCGCATCGGCCGGCTGATCGGTGCTGCCGAAGGCCAGACTGTCGTCACCGACTCCACCTCGATCAACATCTACAAGACCTTGCATGCGGCACTCGCTATGCGACCGGATCGCAACGTCATCGTCGCCGAGGGCGACAGTTTCCCGACCGATCTCTATATGGCGGAAGGCGTCGTCTCGACCCGGCCCGGCGTCACGTTGCGTCTTGAAGGCCGCGATGCCGACACCATCGAGGAACTGATCGATGAAAACGTCGCTGTCGTGCTCATCAATCACGTCAACTACAAGAGCGGCGAACTGCGCGACATGGCGGCGCTGACGAAGCGCATCCAGGCGGCGGGCGCACTCGTCATCTGGGATCTGTGCCACAGCGCCGGCGCTCTGCCCGTCGATCTCGATGGTGCCGGTGCCGATTTTGCCGTCGGCTGCACCTACAAATATCTGAACGGCGGCCCGGGCGCTCCAGCCTTCATCTATGCCGCAAAGCGTCATCACGCCTCGATCGTCCAGCCGCTCAGCGGCTGGTGGAGCCATGCCCGCCCCTTTGCCTTCGAACAGAGCTTCGACGGCGACGCCGGCATCAAGCGCTTTCTCTGCGGCACGCAGCCGATCCTGTCCTTGCGGGCATTGAAGGGGGCACTCTCCATCTGGGACGAGGTGGACATGGAAGCCTTGCGCCGGAAGAGCATAGCGCTCACCGATCTCTTCATCCGCTTGGTCGAAGCCAAATGCGGCCAATATGGCGTGGAGCTTGAGACGACGCGCGACAGCGAGAAGCGTGGCAGCCAGGTGTCCTTCATCCATAGCAATGCCTACGAAGTCATGCAGGCGCTGATCGAGCGCGGCGTCATCGGCGATTTCCGCGCACCTTCGACATTGCGTTTCGGCTTCACGCCGCTCTATGTCGGCTATCGCGACGTCTGGCGAGCCGTGACGGTGCTGGAGGACATTCTGAGCAGCGGATCATGGAAGGAAGCACGCTTTACGGTGCGTGCGGCCGTGACCTGA
- a CDS encoding ABC transporter permease, whose product MDFIQTTVSSFVSLIPVTLAQSFILSFVVLGIMIPFRMLSFPDLTSEGAFPLGGCVCGILLAAGVAPPLAIIAAFIVGLGAGCCTAFIHLRFRIHTLLAGILMSTMLYSVNLAIMGKSNLSVFGAPTVFDVVPFTEPGFPASKIVIAGLLAVIVLIALNLYFKTEKGTAMRAVGSNPDMAEAQGINVWAATIGGVGIASAFSAASGALMVQSQGFADVNMGIGILINGLAALMIGEAFTGKQTVVRQLLAPFVGSIIYYQLVSLCLAAGMPPPNLKLATGLFVLIMLALPSIRRSRGGAATRETIRE is encoded by the coding sequence ATGGACTTCATTCAGACAACCGTTTCGAGCTTCGTCTCGCTCATCCCGGTCACACTGGCGCAGAGCTTCATCCTGAGCTTTGTCGTCCTTGGTATCATGATCCCGTTCCGGATGCTGAGCTTTCCGGATCTGACCAGCGAAGGCGCGTTTCCGCTCGGCGGCTGCGTCTGTGGCATCCTGCTTGCCGCCGGGGTCGCGCCGCCGCTTGCGATTATCGCTGCTTTCATCGTCGGCCTCGGAGCCGGCTGCTGCACGGCCTTCATTCACTTACGCTTCCGCATCCATACGCTGCTCGCCGGCATCCTGATGTCGACGATGCTCTACAGCGTCAATCTTGCCATCATGGGCAAGTCGAACCTCTCGGTCTTCGGCGCGCCAACCGTGTTCGATGTCGTGCCATTCACCGAGCCCGGTTTTCCGGCGAGCAAGATCGTCATTGCCGGCCTGCTTGCCGTTATCGTGCTGATCGCCCTCAACCTCTACTTCAAGACGGAAAAGGGCACCGCCATGCGCGCCGTCGGCTCCAACCCCGATATGGCTGAGGCGCAGGGCATCAATGTCTGGGCTGCCACCATCGGCGGTGTCGGCATCGCCAGCGCCTTTTCCGCGGCGAGCGGTGCACTCATGGTCCAGTCGCAAGGCTTTGCCGACGTCAACATGGGCATCGGCATCCTGATCAACGGCCTGGCGGCGCTCATGATCGGCGAAGCCTTCACCGGCAAGCAGACCGTGGTTCGTCAGCTGCTCGCGCCCTTCGTTGGTTCGATCATCTACTACCAGCTCGTATCGCTCTGCCTTGCCGCCGGCATGCCGCCGCCGAACCTCAAACTCGCAACCGGCCTGTTCGTGCTGATCATGCTGGCGCTGCCGAGCATCCGCCGCAGCCGCGGCGGAGCCGCCACCCGAGAAACCATTCGCGAATAA
- a CDS encoding ABC transporter ATP-binding protein, with the protein MLDIKSARKVFYKGQPDEKVALNGLTLSLKTGEFGVVIGSNGAGKSSMLNAISGALSLDSGQILINGNDVTNMPVHKRAARLARVFQDPMKGTAASMTVGENMLLAELRGKSRGFRPGLNAARLAAYKERLAVLGLGLENRLDTKVELLSGGQRQSLSLIMAVGGSPDVLLLDEHTAALDPRTADIVMQATVRTVEALKLTTLMVTHNMQHAVDFGDSIIMLDAGRVHLEITGDGKRRITVPELIGHFAVKTDRMLLVS; encoded by the coding sequence ATGCTTGATATCAAATCCGCGCGCAAGGTTTTCTATAAAGGCCAGCCCGACGAGAAGGTCGCGCTCAACGGCCTGACGCTCTCCCTCAAGACAGGCGAATTCGGCGTCGTCATCGGCTCCAACGGCGCCGGCAAGAGCAGCATGCTGAACGCGATTTCCGGTGCTCTCAGCCTCGATTCCGGCCAGATCCTCATCAATGGCAATGACGTGACGAACATGCCGGTCCACAAGCGCGCCGCGCGCCTGGCTCGCGTGTTCCAGGACCCGATGAAGGGCACCGCTGCCAGCATGACGGTCGGTGAAAACATGCTTCTGGCGGAACTGCGCGGCAAGAGCCGCGGATTTCGTCCCGGCCTGAATGCCGCCCGTCTCGCCGCCTACAAGGAACGCCTCGCCGTTCTCGGCCTTGGCCTGGAGAACCGGCTTGACACCAAGGTCGAGCTTCTTTCCGGCGGGCAGCGTCAATCGCTGTCTCTCATCATGGCAGTCGGCGGCTCGCCCGACGTGCTGTTGCTCGATGAACACACGGCCGCACTCGATCCCCGCACCGCCGATATCGTCATGCAGGCAACCGTGCGCACCGTCGAGGCGCTGAAGCTGACGACCCTCATGGTCACGCACAACATGCAGCACGCCGTCGATTTCGGCGACAGCATCATCATGCTCGATGCCGGCCGCGTCCATCTCGAAATTACCGGCGATGGCAAGCGGCGCATCACCGTGCCCGAGCTGATCGGCCACTTCGCCGTCAAGACCGACCGAATGCTGCTGGTGAGCTGA
- a CDS encoding ABC transporter substrate-binding protein, which translates to MLRSTSKWLAGLAVAGAFAASVATASAEPIKIAIANFGEHPQLNASIAGFKKALADNGFVEGKDVVYSESNTSFDASLVPQMIAKLQSEHPKLMYTVTTPVSQIAKKALAGSGIPIVFTAVTDPVAAKLVPSWDAGDTGITGSSDLQDISAILTFTKKLLPNAKRIGVPYNPGEANDVALIDKVKAAAPAAGFEVVPVGVDNVNDIQQRIASLAGKADVIYTPASNLLQPAIPAVAAAARQAQIPIVNSDDAAVRNGVVPASFAVNYEQVGENAGKIAAQILKGADPKTIKPAVPAYKDHAPLINKTVLKAFGAEVPASLADCNCFTK; encoded by the coding sequence ATGCTGAGATCTACGTCCAAATGGCTGGCCGGCCTCGCTGTCGCCGGCGCCTTTGCAGCAAGCGTTGCAACCGCATCGGCCGAGCCCATCAAGATCGCAATCGCCAATTTTGGCGAGCATCCGCAGCTCAATGCTTCGATCGCCGGCTTCAAGAAGGCTCTTGCCGATAACGGCTTCGTCGAAGGCAAGGATGTCGTCTATTCCGAAAGCAACACCAGCTTCGACGCCTCGCTCGTTCCGCAGATGATTGCCAAGCTGCAGTCCGAACATCCGAAGCTGATGTACACGGTGACGACGCCTGTGTCGCAGATCGCCAAGAAGGCGCTTGCCGGCTCCGGCATTCCGATCGTCTTTACTGCCGTCACTGATCCGGTCGCCGCCAAGCTCGTCCCGTCCTGGGACGCGGGTGACACCGGCATCACCGGCTCGAGCGACCTGCAGGATATTTCCGCCATCCTGACCTTCACCAAGAAGCTGCTTCCGAATGCCAAGCGCATCGGCGTTCCCTATAATCCGGGCGAAGCCAATGACGTCGCGCTGATCGACAAGGTCAAGGCGGCAGCCCCGGCAGCCGGCTTCGAAGTGGTTCCAGTCGGCGTCGACAACGTCAACGACATCCAGCAGCGCATCGCCTCGCTCGCCGGCAAGGCAGACGTGATCTACACGCCAGCTTCCAACCTCCTGCAGCCGGCAATCCCAGCCGTTGCCGCCGCCGCCCGCCAGGCGCAGATCCCGATCGTCAACTCCGATGACGCCGCTGTCCGCAATGGCGTCGTGCCGGCAAGCTTTGCCGTCAACTACGAGCAGGTCGGCGAAAATGCCGGCAAGATCGCCGCGCAGATCCTCAAGGGTGCCGATCCGAAGACGATCAAGCCCGCCGTTCCGGCCTATAAGGATCACGCGCCGCTGATCAACAAGACCGTGCTGAAAGCATTCGGCGCCGAAGTCCCGGCTTCGCTTGCCGATTGCAATTGCTTCACGAAGTGA
- a CDS encoding GntR family transcriptional regulator, whose translation MQDKDALSKTEVAYWLLRRDILNTKLRPGASLRLGALRDTYGVGWTPLREALSRLEAEKLVTAISNRGFAVAPVSRAELEDLTRARMVVELPLLMESIEKGGPDWESAVVTAHYRLSRCKIVPDSASEEMADEWDEKHNAFHAALVSAATSNWLQRFQSTIADQLRRHHRFLGLAPTQRAAAGLSIGYEKAVAALQDAMAIEHHTALMEAALDRDLVRARALMTEHIGYTLQVYIRSEASGPGPSAAPQTS comes from the coding sequence ATGCAGGATAAGGATGCGTTGAGCAAGACGGAGGTGGCCTATTGGCTGTTGCGGCGCGATATCCTCAACACCAAGCTCAGGCCCGGCGCTTCTTTGCGGCTCGGGGCTCTTCGCGATACTTACGGCGTCGGCTGGACGCCGCTTCGCGAGGCGCTTTCGCGGCTGGAAGCCGAGAAGCTTGTTACTGCGATCAGCAATCGGGGCTTCGCGGTCGCTCCCGTATCGCGCGCCGAACTGGAGGACCTGACACGGGCGCGCATGGTCGTGGAGCTGCCGCTACTCATGGAGTCGATCGAAAAGGGCGGTCCCGATTGGGAATCGGCCGTCGTCACCGCACACTATCGCCTCTCACGCTGTAAGATCGTGCCCGACTCCGCCTCGGAGGAGATGGCGGACGAATGGGATGAGAAGCACAACGCCTTTCATGCCGCGCTTGTCAGCGCGGCAACGTCGAACTGGCTCCAGCGTTTCCAGTCCACCATCGCGGATCAGCTTCGCCGCCATCATCGTTTTCTCGGCCTTGCGCCGACGCAGCGCGCGGCAGCTGGTCTTTCGATCGGCTATGAAAAAGCGGTTGCCGCCCTGCAGGACGCCATGGCGATCGAGCATCATACGGCACTGATGGAAGCGGCTCTCGACCGGGATCTGGTACGCGCCAGAGCGCTGATGACCGAGCATATCGGTTACACGCTGCAGGTTTATATCCGCTCGGAAGCCAGTGGCCCCGGGCCGTCCGCTGCGCCCCAGACGTCGTGA
- a CDS encoding DinB family protein, which translates to MISAGYCRLMARYNTWQNSSLVTAADGLTNEERWKDRGAFFQSIAATLNHLYWADALILERLKGNERPEKTIRHSLTSPSDWPDFKALRVERNEEIEEWSARLRDADMEGMLVWYPGDGSTRIEKPKALCVMQLFNHQTHNRGQVHAMLTAAGAHPEPTDLQMLE; encoded by the coding sequence ATGATCTCAGCCGGATACTGCCGACTTATGGCCCGTTACAACACCTGGCAAAATAGTTCTTTGGTAACGGCCGCCGATGGGCTCACCAACGAGGAGCGCTGGAAGGATCGAGGTGCGTTCTTCCAATCGATCGCAGCTACATTAAACCATCTCTATTGGGCCGATGCCCTGATATTGGAGCGATTAAAAGGGAACGAGCGTCCGGAGAAAACCATCAGGCACTCTCTTACAAGTCCATCGGATTGGCCTGACTTCAAGGCGCTCCGTGTGGAGAGGAACGAGGAAATCGAAGAGTGGTCCGCGAGATTGCGTGACGCGGACATGGAGGGGATGCTCGTGTGGTATCCCGGTGATGGCTCCACCCGGATCGAGAAGCCAAAGGCGCTCTGTGTCATGCAGCTTTTCAACCATCAGACACACAATCGGGGTCAAGTCCACGCGATGCTAACGGCAGCGGGCGCACATCCAGAGCCGACTGATCTTCAAATGCTGGAATAG